From one Solanum lycopersicum chromosome 12, SLM_r2.1 genomic stretch:
- the LOC101266496 gene encoding protein MIZU-KUSSEI 1: MAFRFKNQNPKPSSIYSSSPFNQIETPPLLSLLQCTTNHSTTTTTTTTTISPSNTNPKKSRKSSTSTSGGILKMFKLLPMLTTGCKMVALLGGRPRNKPMLTDKATTITLFGYKKGRVSLAIQEDPHRPPIFVIELPMLTGVFHKEMGSDIVRLALESETKTHKKKVLEEFVWGVYCNGRKFGYSIRRNNKNMSDDEAHVMQLLRGVSMGAGVLPCPILLHDNNNNNNNVDGEITYMRARFDRVVGSKDSEAFYMINPDGASSQELSIFFVRLH; encoded by the coding sequence ATGGCCTTTCGATTCAAGAACCAAAACCCTAAACCATCTTCTATATACTCTAGTagccctttcaaccaaatcGAAACCCCTCCTTTACTCTCGTTACTCCAATGTACCACGAAtcattcaacaacaacaacaacaacgacgaCGACGATTAGTCCTTCTAACACCAACcctaaaaaatcaagaaaatcatcTACTAGTACAAGTGGTGGCATTCTTAAAATGTTCAAACTCCTTCCTATGTTAACAACAGGTTGCAAAATGGTTGCATTACTAGGTGGACGTCCAAGAAACAAACCAATGTTAACAGATAAAGCCACAACCATCACATTATTTGGTTACAAAAAAGGTAGAGTAAGTCTAGCAATACAAGAAGATCCTCATAGACCTCCTATTTTCGTCATCGAGCTACCGATGCTTACCGGGGTTTTTCATAAGGAAATGGGATCAGATATAGTAAGATTGGCATTAGAAAGTGAAactaaaacacataaaaagaaAGTGTTGGAGGAATTTGTATGGGGTGTGTATTGTAATGGAAGAAAATTTGGTTATTCAATAAGaaggaataataaaaatatgagtgATGATGAAGCACATGTTATGCAATTATTAAGAGGTGTTTCGATGGGCGCGGGAGTTTTACCTTGTCCAATATTAttacatgataataataataataataataatgttgatGGTGAAATAACTTATATGAGGGCAAGATTTGATAGAGTTGTTGGATCAAAAGATTCAGAAGCATTTTATATGATTAATCCTGATGGTGCATCTAGTCAAGAATTGAGTATTTTCTTTGTTAGACTTCATTGA
- the LOC101267008 gene encoding LOW QUALITY PROTEIN: pollen-specific leucine-rich repeat extensin-like protein 3 (The sequence of the model RefSeq protein was modified relative to this genomic sequence to represent the inferred CDS: deleted 2 bases in 2 codons; substituted 1 base at 1 genomic stop codon) — MQVYRCFLSLLLISAVLFSSSCALSDHEASLLARRQLSTLPENGNLPDNYELEVNVEYTFPNSTLRRAYIALKSWKEAIYSDPSEFTSNWKGPDVCNYKGVFCSPALDDPNVTVVAGIDMNHADIAGYFPVELGLLTDVALFHLNSNRFCGIVPESFSKLTLMHEFDVSNNRLVGPFPKVVLNMSSLKYLDLRFNNFEGELPPQLFDKDLDALFLNNNRFVSTIPETLGNSSASVIVFANNKFHGCIPSSIGKMSNLDEIVFMNNDIGGCLPVEVGLLKNGKVFNVAGNLLSGILPKTLDGLSHVEELDISHNTLTGFVPENLCSSLSLKKFVFSFNYFNGEAKGCEARSRKDMSLDDTNNCLPGRAKQKSQKECQVIVNKPVDCSKAKCGGPSSKKXVPPKPAPVPKPRPNPKSPPTPKKVSPPPTQAVSSPPLVHSPPPPVHSPPPPLAHSPPVSSPPPLVHSPPPPPPHSIQSPPPPLAHSPPPPVHSPPPPPVHSSLPPQVHSPPPPVHSPPPPPVHSPPPPQVHSPPPLVHSPPPPPVHSPPPPQVHSPPPPVHSPPPPPVHSSPPPQVHSPPPPVHSPPPPPVHSPPPPQVHSPPPPVHSPPPPPVHSPPPPQVHSPPPPVHSPPPPPVHSPPPPQVHSPPPPVHSPPPPPVHSPPPVSSPPPPIVHSPPPLAHSPPPPVHSPPPTFEHVVLPPNIGSIYASPPPPIFQGY, encoded by the exons ATGCAGGTGTATCGATGTTTTCTCAGTTTGTTGCTGATCTCTGCTGTTCtgttttcttcctcttgtgcACTCTCTGATCATGAAGCATCATTGCTTGCACGACGACAACTCTCAACACTTCCTGAGAATGGTAATTTACCTGATAACTATGAACTCGAGGTGAATGTAGAATATACATTTCCTAATTCTACGCTTAGACGTGCTTATATTGCGTTGAAGTCATGGAAAGAAGCTATATATTCTGACCCTTCTGAATTCACTAGCAATTGGAAAGGTCCAGATGTTTGTAACTATAAAGGCGTGTTCTGTTCGCCTGCTTTAGATGATCCTAATGTCACTGTTGTTGCTGGGATTGATATGAATCATGCAGATATAGCAGGTTATTTTCCTGTAGAATTAGGATTATTGACAGATGTAGCTTTGTTTCATCTAAATTCCAATAGATTTTGTGGAATTGTTCCTGAGAGTTTTTCGAAGCTTACGTTGATGCATGAGTTTGATGTTAGTAATAATCGTCTCGTTGGCCCTTTCCCTAAAGTTGTTCTGAACATGTCTAGTCTTAAGTACTTGGACTTAAGGTTTAACAACTTTGAAGGTGAGTTGCCTCCACAGTTGTTTGATAAAGATCTT GATGCTTTGTTCTTGAATAATAATCGATTCGTGTCTACTATCCCTGAGACTCTTGGTAACTCTTCTGCTTCTGTCATTGTGTTTGCTAATAACAAGTTTCATGGTTGTATACCCAGTAGCATTGGGAAGATGTCGAATTTGGATGAGATTGTGTTTATGAACAATGATATCGGTGGATGTTTGCCCGTTGAAGTCGGGTTGTTGAAGAATGGTAAAGTGTTTAATGTTGCTGGGAATTTGCTTTCTGGGATATTGCCAAAGACACTTGATGGTCTTTCACATGTTGAGGAATTGGATATTTCACATAATACTTTAACAGGGTTTGTTCCGGAGAATCTATGTTCATCGTTGAGTTTGAAGAAGTTTGTGTTTTCGTTTAATTACTTTAATGGAGAGGCTAAAGGTTGTGAAGCGCGTTCAAGGAAAGATATGAGTTTAGATGATACGAATAATTGTTTGCCTGGTAGAGCGAAACAAAAGTCTCAAAAAGAATGTCAAGTTATTGTGAATAAGCCTGTTGATTGTAGTAAGGCTAAATGTGGAGGACCTTCAAGTAAGAAATGA GTGCCACCGAAACCAGCACCAGTACCAAAACCTCGACCTAACCCTAAGTCACCACCCACCCCGAAGAAGGTTTCTCCTCCTCCTACACAAGCCGTTTCATCGCCCCCTCTAGTACATTCCCCACCACCACCCGTTCACTCCCCTCCACCACCTCTAGCACATTCTCCTCCTGTTTCCTCTCCACCACCTCTCGTCCActctccaccaccaccaccaccacattCTATCCAATCTCCACCGCCTCCTCTAGCACATTCTCCACCACCACCTGTCCACTCCCCTCCACCACCTCCGGTCCACTCCTCACTACCACCTCAAGTACATTCTCCACCACCACCCGTCCACTCCCCTCCACCACCTCCGGTCCACTCCCCACCGCCACCTCAAGTACATTCTCCACCACCACTCGTCCACTCCCCTCCGCCACCTCCGGTCCACTCCCCACCGCCACCTCAAGTACATTCTCCACCACCACCCGTCCACTCCCCTCCACCACCTCCGGTCCACTCCTCACCGCCACCTCAAGTGCATTCTCCACCACCACCCGTCCACTCCCCTCCACCCCCTCCGGTCCACTCCCCACCGCCACCTCAAGTACATTCTCCACCACCACCTGTCCACTCCCCTCCACCACCTCCGGTCCACTCCCCACCGCCACCTCAAGTACATTCTCCACCACCACCCGTCCACTCCCCTCCACCACCTCCGGTCCACTCCCCACCGCCACCTCAAGTACATTCTCCACCACCACCCGTTCACTCTCCTCCTCCACCACCCGTCCACTCTCCTCCTCCTGTTTCTTCTCCACCACCACCTATAGTACATTCTCCACCACCACTTGCCCACTCTCCTCCACCTCCGGTCCACTCACCACCACCAACTTTCGAACATGTTGTTCTTCCACCAAATATCGGTTCAATTTACGCATCGCCACCGCCACCAATCTTCCAAGGATATTAA
- the LOC101267298 gene encoding uncharacterized protein, translating to MTVFHFFNCAILTFGPHAVYYSATPLSEYDTLWTSIKSAVVYLFTALVKLVCLATFLNVSESESDNFDPYQELLKALFGFIEVAGLYFALTQLTHRNISQNHKFQAVGLGWAFADSVLHRLVPLWFGARGLEFTWDYILQGLEANANLVFSISLAALGSLMWLRKNKPKTLIPIIYACAGIVATMPTITSYLRRGLGWHLPKVVGFELFSSLLIAFISWQLFVACQRPSN from the exons atgacgGTTTTCCACTTCTTCAACTGTGCAATCCTTACATTCGGACCTCATGCTGTCTATTACTCAGCAACCCCTTT GTCTGAGTATGACACACTGTGGACTTCAATAAAATCTGCGGTTGTTTACCTTTTTACCGCACTAGTTAAG cTAGTTTGTCTAGCAACATTTCTTAATGTATCTGAAAGTGAAAGCGACAATTTTGATCCATATCAG GAATTGTTGAAGGCTTTATTTGGCTTTATCGAAGTTGCAGGCCTATATTTTGCATTGACACAGTTGACCCACAGAAATATTTCCCAGAATCATAAGTTTCAAGCTGTTGGACTAG GGTGGGCTTTTGCTGATTCTGTTCTGCATAGACTGGTACCTCTTTGGTTTGGTGCTAGAGGATTGGAGTTTACATGGGACTACATCTTGCAAGGCCTAGAAGCAAATGCAAATTTG GTTTTCAGTATATCACTAGCAGCATTGGGTTCTCTTATGTGGCTTCGGAAAAACAAACCCAAGACTTTGATACCTATCATATATGCATGTGCTGGGATTGTGGCAACAATGCCAACCATAACCAG TTATCTGAGGCGAGGCTTGGGGTGGCACCTTCCAAAAGTAGTTGGCTTTGAGCTTTTCAGCTCATTGCTGATTGCTTTTATCAGTTGGCAATTGTTTGTTGCATGCCAGAGACCGTCTAACTGA
- the LOC101259033 gene encoding mitogen-activated protein kinase kinase kinase 5-like, translated as MPFSRKTFSLFLSSSASTSPSHESPKTSGGGGGKRLTRLRKLRHVGDDEIDLQHNDFGSQSMPVSPDSYKNSGSSGSQSTQIKQRCRWSKSVEPHPLPLPEFNSVPKQSTSDANLPTRVLQGDASNPAVIRDPSHQTPVEMANPVHKRSSTPTYRRRRFSQDQNSKSVEENFRLNVPARSAPGSGFTSPNLSPIRYSTVDLFHPTFHQASPPTATSSDRWVGYSAQLLTARVTQSADHSPLSSPARQNLVNKTLNHQNVAVHSHHKSLPESPVDWPEGNNVHPLPLPPGVSQQPQLPTTQNNTDKPDTPYVKGQWQKGKLLGRGTYGSVYEATNRETGALCAMKEVDLNPDDPKSAECIKQLEQEIRVLRQLKHQNIVQYYGSEIMKDSFCIYLEYVHPGSINKFVRDHGGAMTESIVRNFTRHIVSGLAYLHSTKTIHRDIKGANLLVDASGIVKLADFGLAKHLSSHATELSLKGSPHWMAPEVMQAMLRKDANPELACAIDIWSLGCTVIEMFTGQPPWSGLDGVKAMFSALNKSPPVPETLSSEGKDFLRCCFQRKPADRPTALMLLEHPFLSNTNSRENSATVSGSSEDFSRMKLHSPKDMTNHIMELNSSRQTKSPYNGETSHQSHSVTCDYGATSHHSPRSTLEILPCISSPELNPSTFAPAKSSNSIFSPLN; from the exons ATGCCATTTTCgaggaaaacattttcattgtttttaagTTCTTCTGCTTCTACTTCACCTTCTCATGAGTCTCCTAAGACTTCTGGAGGTGGAGGAGGAAAGCGGCTTACTCGTTTACGTAAATTGAGACATGTTGGTGATGATGAGATTGATTTGCAGCATAATGATTTTGGTTCTCAATCTATGCCTGTTTCCCCTGATTCCTATAAGAATTCAGGATCATCAGGGTCTCAATCAACTCAGATTAAACAGCGTTGTCGTTGGTCTAAATCCGTCGAGCCTCATCCTTTGCCATTACCTGAGTTCAATTCTGTGCCAAAACAAAGTACTAGTGATGCTAATTTGCCTACCAGAGTACTCCAAGGGGATGCTTCAAATCCTGCTGTTATAAG GGATCCTTCTCATCAAACTCCAGTGGAGATGGCAAATCCTGTGCATAAAAGATCATCTACTCCAACTTATCGTCGTCGACGTTTCAGTCAGGATCAGAATTCTAAAAGTGTTGAAGAGAACTTCAGGCTTAATGTCCCTGCTAGAAGTGCTCCAGGCAGTGGTTTTACAAGTCCGAATCTTAGCCCGATAAGATATAGCACAGTAGACCTTTTCCATCCTACATTTCATCAGGCATCACCACCTACAGCCACTTCTTCGGATAGATGGGTAGGTTATTCTGCCCAACTTTTGACAGCAAGGGTTACACAAAGTGCTGATCATTCTCCCCTTAGTAGCCCAGCTCGACAAAATCTAGTAAACAAAACTTTGAATCACCAAAATGTTGCTGTGCATTCACATCACAAATCACTCCCGGAAAGTCCTGTGGATTGGCCTGAAGGCAATAATGTGCACCCTCTACCACTTCCTCCCGGAGTTTCACAACAGCCACAGTTACCCACCACTCAAAACAATACGGATAAACCAGATACACCATATGTAAAAGGCCAATGGCAAAAGGGGAAACTTTTAGGTCGTGGTACTTATGGAAGTGTATATGAAGCTACTAACCG TGAAACCGGTGCTTTGTGTGCCATGAAAGAAGTTGATCTCAATCCAGATGATCCTAAATCTGCCGAATGTATAAAGCAGCTAGAACAG GAAATACGAGTTCTCCGACAGTTGAAGCACCAAAATATTGTTCAATATTACGGCAGTGAAATA ATGAAAGATAGTTTTTGCATATATCTGGAATATGTTCATCCAGGATCAATTAATAAGTTTGTCCGGGATCATGGTGGAGCTATGACAGAGTCAATAGTTCGAAACTTTACGAGACATATAGTATCAGGCCTGGCTTACTTGCACAGTACTAAGACGATACACAG GGACATAAAGGGGGCAAATTTGCTTGTCGATGCATCAGGAATCGTCAAGCTTGCAGACTTTGGATTAGCAAAACAT CTGTCGAGTCATGCAACTGAGCTATCGCTAAAAGGGAGTCCACACTGGATGGCTCCAGAG GTAATGCAGGCTATGTTACGGAAAGATGCCAATCCAGAACTTGCCTGTGCTATTGATATATGGAGTCTAGGTTGTACTGTAATTGAAATGTTTACTGGACAGCCCCCTTGGAGTGGATTAGACGGG gtGAAAGCTATGTTCAGTGCACTAAACAAATCACCACCTGTACCAGAAACGTTGTCTTCGGAAGGAAAGGATTTCCTCCGATGCTGCTTTCAGAGGAAACCTGCAGATAGACCAACAGCTTTGATGCTACTTGAGCATCCTTTCTTAAGTAATACTAATTCGCGTGAAAATAGTGCTACTGTTTCAGGTTCCTCAGAAGATTTTTCGCGGATGAAATTGCAT AGTCCAAAGGACATGACAAACCATATCATGGAATTGAATTCATCTAGGCAAACAAAATCTCCATATAACGG TGAAACAAGCCATCAATCACATTCTGTAACGTGCGATTATGGAGCAACTTCTCACCACTCTCCTCGTTCAACACTCGAAATACTTCCTTGTATTTCTTCACCAGAGCTGAACCCTAGTACATTTGCACCAGCCAAGTCCTCAAATAGTATTTTCTCTCCTTTGAACTGA
- the LOC101266203 gene encoding uncharacterized protein, with amino-acid sequence MGIDKQPSGILDTLKMETVRTIFPSYRYPHEHSRHFVIAVVVGCLFFISSDNMHSLIQKFDIKWWSMYACLLGFFYFFSSPFIGKTIKPSYSNFSRWYIAWILVAALYHLPSFQSMGVDLRMNLSLFLTLYVSSILFLLVFHVIFIGLWYLGLVARVAGRRPEIMKVFQNCVVISIACCVFYSHCGNLAIVREKTFDWRNSIWFSLWNKGEGNAWLVKFIRMTEFKDQVCKSWFAPVGSASDYPFLSKWVIYGELTCGGSCAESSDEISPIYSLWATFIGLYMANFVVERSSGWALSRPLSLKEFEKLKKKQMKPEFLDMVPWYSGTSADLFKTVFDLLVSVTVFVGRFDMRMMQAAMSKIEDGAKQDDLLYDQFSEEDGIWFDFMADTGDGGNSSYTVARLLAQPSIRAQNNDSKLTLPRGRLLLIGGDLAYPNPSAFTYEKRLFRPFEYALQPPIWYKEDHIAVKKPELPSGVTELKQYVGPQCFVIPGNHDWFDGLQTFMRYICHKSWLGGWFMPQKKSYFALQLPKGWWIFGLDLALHSDIDIYQFKFFSELIRDKVGENDSVIIMTHEPNWLLDWYFDQVTGKNVTYLIRDHLNGRCRLRIAGDVHHYMRHKFVESKSDEQVYVQHLLVNGCGGAFLHPTHVFKNFNSLYGTTYECKNPYPTFEDSSRIALGNILKFRKKNWQFDFIGGIIYFMLAFSMFPQCRLDHIFKDDTFSGHMGTFFDTVWGLFMYIFGRSYVSLTGAVLLLIIAISFVPSKVPWKKKVVIGILHVSAHLAAAVILMLLLELGIETCIRHKLLATSGYHTLYEWYKSVESEHFPDPTGLKERIEHWTFGLYPACIKYLMSAFDVPEVMAVTRNTICKNGMDSLSRGGAVIYYASVFLYFWVFSTPVVSLVFGSYLYICINWLHIHFDEAFSSLRIANYKSFTRFHINNKGDLEVFTLAVDKVPKEWKLDPKWDGESKHPQDPSYLQKFPSKWRASSPNQDPVDTVRIIDQFVIEKTEKHDSELANGSVNQ; translated from the exons ATGGGGATCGATAAGCAGCCGAGTGGTATTCTTGATACTCTGAAAATGGAGACAGTCAGGACAATATTTCCCTCGTATCGCTACCCCCACGAGCATTCACGTCATTTTGTGATTGCTGTGGTTGTGGGATGCTTGTTTTTCATATCATCAGATAACATGCACTCACTTATTCAGAAATTCGATATCAAATGGTGGTCTATGTATGCTTGTTTGCTAGGattcttttacttcttttcgtCTCCATTTATTGGGAAAACAATTAAACCAAGTTACTCAAATTTCAGTCGCTG GTATATTGCCTGGATATTAGTGGCAGCTTTATACCACCTTCCAAGTTTTCAATCAATGGGAGTAGATTTAAGGATGAACCTCTCTTTGTTTCTGACGTTATACGTATCATccattttgtttcttcttgttttccATGTGATATTTATCGGGCTTTGGTATCTTGGACTTGTTGCTCGTGTGGCAGGAAGGAGGCCTGAGATTATGAAAGTCTTTCAAAATTGTGTT GTCATAAGTATAGCCTGCTGTGTTTTCTATAGCCACTGTGGGAACCTCGCTATAGTAAGGGAGAAGACATTCGACTGGAGGAATTCtatatggttttccttgtggaATAAGGGAGAGGGAAATGCATGGCTTGTGAAATTCATCCGCATGACGGAATTTAAAGATCAAGTTTGCAAATCTTGGTTTGCTCCAGTTGGGTCTGCTAGTGATTACCCATTCTTGTCCAAATGGGTCATCTATGGAGAG TTGACTTGCGGCGGCTCATGCGCAGAATCATCAGATGAAATTTCTCCAATTTATTCATTGTGGGCCACTTTTATTGGCCTATATATGGCAAATTTCGTTGTGGAAAGGTCATCTGG ATGGGCTCTATCACGCCCTTTATCACTCAAGGAGtttgagaaattgaagaaaaagcaGATGAAACCAGAGTTTTTGGATATGGTTCCTTGGTATTCAGG GACATCTGCTGACTTGTTCAAGACAGTGTTTGACCTTCTGGTCTCTGTAACTGTATTTGTTGGGCGTTTTGACATGCGCATGATGCAG GCTGCTATGAGCAAGATTGAAGACGGAGCTAAGCAGGACGATCTTTTGTATGATCAGTTTAGTGAAGAGGATGGTATCTGGTTTGATTTCATGGCCGATACTGGTGATGGCGGAAATTCCTCCTACACTGTGGCACGCCTTCTTGCTCAACCTTCAATCCGCGCCCAAAATAATGATTCCAAGCTTACACTGCCACGTGGACGCCTGCTTCTTATTGGGGGTGACCTTGC GTATCCGAACCCATCAGCATTTACATATGAGAAGCGTCTTTTTCGTCCCTTTGAATATGCTCTTCAGCCTCCAATCTGGTATAAGGAAGACCATATTGCCGTTAAGAAGCCCGAATTACCTTCCGGCGTGACTGAACTCAAGCAGTATGTTGGACCTCAGTGTTTTGTCATCCCTGGAAATCATG ACTGGTTTGATGGACTTCAGACTTTCATGAGGTACATTTGTCACAAGAGCTGGTTGGGTGGGTGGTTTATGCCTCAAAAGAAGAGCTATTTTGCCTTGCAGCTTCCTAAAGGGTGGTGGATATTTGGTCTTGATCTTGCTCTACATTCTGATATTGATATATACCAGTTCAAGTTCTTCTCAGAATTAATAAGGGACAAG GTGGGCGAGAATGATTCTGTGATCATTATGACACATGAACCTAATTGGCTTCTCGATTGGTACTTCGATCAAGTTACTGGAAAGAATGTCACGTACTTGATACGTGACCACTTAAACGGGAGATGTAGACTTCGAATTGCTGGGGATGTGCATCATTATATGCGCCATAAGTTTGTTGAATCGAAATCGGATGAACAGGTTTATGTCCAGCACTTACTTGTTAATGGTTGTGGGGGTGCTTTTTTGCATCCGACACATGTCTTCAAGAATTTCAACAGTTTATATGGAACAACTTATGAGTGCAAAAATCCTTACCCAACTTTTGAAGACTCAAGTAGG ATTGCTTTGGgaaatatattgaaatttaggaagaaaaattGGCAGTTTGATTTTATTGGTGGAATCATATACTTCATGTTGGCCTTTTCTATGTTCCCCCAG TGTCGGCTTGATCACATTTTCAAGGATGATACATTTTCGGGTCACATGGGAACCTTCTTCGACACAGTGTGGGgcttatttatgtatatatttggaCGCTCATATGTCTCCTTGACCGGTGCAGTGCTGCTATTAATAATTGCAATATCCTTTGTGCCATCCAAGGTGCCTTGGAAAAAGAAAGTGGTAATTGGGATTCTTCATGTGTCTGCACACCTAGCTGCAGCTGTGATTCTTATGCTCTTGCTCGAATTAGGCATTGAGACATGTATTCGCCATAAACTACTTGCAACTTCTG GTTATCATACTTTATATGAATGGTACAAATCAGTGGAGAGTGAACATTTTCCAGACCCAACGGGTCTTAAGGAACGAATTGAACACTGGACATTTGGCCTTTATCCGGCATGTATTAAATATCTCATGTCTGCTTTTGATGTTCCTGAG GTAATGGCAGTTACTAGGAATACTATCTGCAAGAATGGGATGGATTCACTATCTCGAGGGGGTGCTGTAATTTATTATGCATCCGTCTTCCTTTATTTTTGGGTCTTTTCAACTCCGGTGGTTTCTTTGGTATTCGGAAGCTACCTATACATTTGCATTAACTGGCTTCATATACATTTCGACGAAGCCTTTTCATCACTTCGTATTGCTAACTACAAGTCATTTACACGGTTTCATATCAACAACAAAGGCGATCTTGAAGTTTTTACCCTTGCAGTTGATAAG GTTCCGAAAGAGTGGAAACTAGATCCTAAATGGGACGGAGAGTCAAAACATCCGCAGGATCCAAGTTACCTTCAGAAATTCCCGAGCAAATGGAGAGCGTCTTCCCCTAATCAAGATCCTGTAGATACTGTTCGGATTATCGATCAATTTGTGATTGAAAAGACTGAAAAACATGATTCAGAATTAGCAAACGGGTCAGTTAATCAATAA